A window from Hoeflea sp. IMCC20628 encodes these proteins:
- a CDS encoding Xaa-Pro peptidase family protein: MANTTALNPRILQPGDIDPNWRWDKHLPALGHTAVDFERRVDHDRLRRYRLSRAKDALKKSECGALLMFDVNNIRYVSGTKIGEWERDKMCRFCLLAGDEEPYVWDFGSAAVHHKDYCDWLDPDRMLAGVVGMRGTIPPSFGLMKRYAEEIYGLLKRAGVADMPVGVDYAETAMFFALQAAGINVVDGQQVMLSAREIKNVDEIHLLNQAAAMVDGVYHMIWEELKPGIRENDIVAMSNKMLYEMGSDDVEAINAISGERCNPHPHNFTDRLFRPGDQAFFDILQSYQGYRTCYYRTFNIGRATPSQNDAYIRAREWLDAAIALIRPGVTTDKIAAVWPTAESLGFPNELAAFGLQFGHGLGLALHERPIISRAVSFENPMEIQTGMVFALETYCPASDGYSAARIEEEVVVTDTGCRVISLFPAEELPIANRY; encoded by the coding sequence ATGGCTAACACAACAGCCCTCAATCCCCGTATCCTGCAGCCGGGCGATATCGACCCGAACTGGCGCTGGGACAAGCATCTTCCCGCCCTCGGCCACACCGCAGTGGATTTCGAGCGCCGTGTTGACCATGACCGTCTGCGCCGCTACCGGCTCAGCCGCGCCAAGGACGCGCTGAAGAAGTCGGAATGCGGCGCGCTGCTGATGTTCGACGTCAACAACATCCGCTACGTCTCGGGTACCAAGATCGGTGAATGGGAGCGGGACAAGATGTGCCGTTTCTGCCTGCTTGCAGGCGACGAGGAACCCTATGTCTGGGACTTCGGTTCTGCCGCCGTACACCACAAGGATTACTGCGATTGGCTCGACCCAGATCGCATGCTCGCCGGCGTCGTCGGCATGCGCGGCACCATCCCGCCGTCCTTCGGGCTGATGAAGCGCTATGCCGAGGAGATTTACGGCCTGCTCAAGCGTGCTGGCGTCGCCGACATGCCGGTCGGCGTCGATTATGCCGAGACTGCGATGTTCTTTGCCCTGCAAGCAGCCGGGATCAACGTGGTCGACGGCCAGCAGGTCATGCTTTCGGCGCGCGAGATCAAGAATGTCGACGAAATCCACCTGCTCAACCAGGCAGCCGCCATGGTCGACGGCGTCTATCACATGATCTGGGAAGAGTTGAAGCCGGGCATCCGCGAAAACGACATCGTGGCGATGTCCAACAAGATGCTCTACGAAATGGGTTCCGACGATGTCGAGGCGATCAACGCCATTTCCGGCGAGCGTTGCAATCCACATCCGCACAATTTCACCGACCGTCTGTTCCGGCCGGGCGATCAGGCCTTTTTCGACATCCTGCAAAGCTATCAGGGCTACCGCACCTGCTATTATCGCACCTTCAACATCGGCCGCGCGACACCGTCGCAGAACGACGCCTATATCAGGGCGCGGGAATGGCTCGATGCGGCGATAGCGCTGATCCGACCCGGAGTCACCACCGACAAGATTGCCGCCGTCTGGCCCACCGCGGAGAGCCTCGGCTTTCCGAATGAACTCGCCGCCTTCGGCCTGCAGTTCGGCCACGGTCTCGGCCTTGCGCTGCATGAACGGCCGATCATCAGCCGCGCCGTCAGCTTCGAAAATCCGATGGAAATCCAGACCGGCATGGTGTTCGCGCTGGAGACCTACTGCCCCGCTTCGGACGGCTATTCCGCCGCGCGTATCGAGGAAGAAGTGGTGGTCACCGACACCGGCTGCCGCGTCATCAGCCTGTTCCCGGCGGAAGAACTGCCGATCGCCAACCGCTACTGA
- a CDS encoding thiamine pyrophosphate-dependent dehydrogenase E1 component subunit alpha: MSAAKKADSNRDDYLRMYQQMVRIRAFEDNANQLYLSAKMPGLTHMYSGQEAVAVGICEALTVSDKITSTHRGHGHCVAKGANFKEMFCELLGKEEGYCRGKGGSMHIADQANGNLGANAIVGGSMGIATGAALSAKRLGKTDVAVCFFGDGATAQGLLYEVMNMAALWKLPIIYACENNGYSEYTRTDEIAAGSITARAEAFGIESHTVDGQDVLAVNKLATELVARARKGEGPFFVELMTYRYHGHHVGDINREYYRAKDEEAEWKTNRDPITNFGKWLKDQKIVTADELVGIDNEIKAQAEAAVAYAEKAPYPSVNEVDMHVFASNAA, translated from the coding sequence ATGAGCGCTGCCAAAAAAGCCGACTCCAACCGTGATGACTATCTCAGAATGTACCAACAGATGGTGCGTATCCGGGCATTCGAAGACAATGCCAATCAGCTCTATCTGTCGGCCAAGATGCCCGGTTTGACCCATATGTATTCAGGTCAGGAAGCGGTCGCTGTCGGCATATGCGAAGCTCTGACCGTCAGTGACAAAATCACCTCCACCCATCGCGGCCACGGTCATTGCGTCGCCAAGGGAGCCAATTTCAAGGAAATGTTCTGCGAATTACTGGGCAAGGAAGAGGGCTATTGCCGCGGCAAGGGCGGTTCGATGCATATCGCTGATCAGGCCAATGGCAACCTTGGAGCCAACGCCATTGTTGGAGGTTCGATGGGTATTGCCACCGGCGCGGCGCTTTCAGCCAAGCGTCTTGGCAAGACCGACGTCGCGGTGTGCTTCTTTGGCGACGGAGCGACCGCACAGGGTCTGTTGTATGAAGTCATGAACATGGCGGCACTGTGGAAACTACCGATCATTTATGCCTGCGAAAACAACGGCTACAGCGAATACACCCGTACCGATGAGATCGCCGCCGGTTCTATCACCGCGCGCGCCGAAGCCTTCGGAATCGAAAGCCACACGGTGGACGGACAGGATGTGCTCGCGGTCAACAAACTGGCGACAGAGCTGGTGGCGCGTGCCCGCAAGGGCGAAGGCCCGTTCTTTGTCGAGCTAATGACCTACCGCTACCACGGCCACCATGTCGGCGACATCAATCGCGAATATTACCGCGCGAAGGATGAAGAGGCTGAGTGGAAGACCAACCGCGATCCGATCACCAATTTCGGCAAATGGCTAAAAGACCAGAAAATTGTCACGGCGGACGAACTGGTCGGCATCGATAACGAGATCAAGGCCCAGGCGGAAGCAGCCGTCGCTTACGCGGAAAAAGCGCCCTACCCCTCCGTCAACGAAGTGGACATGCATGTGTTCGCTTCCAACGCCGCCTAG
- a CDS encoding alpha-ketoacid dehydrogenase subunit beta has product MREITLSKAVNEAIAEEMRRDPSIFVIGEDVAEAGTPFKVLSGLVEEFGTERIIDTPIAEPGFMGIAVGAAMTGSRPIVDLMFGDFLYLVMDQLCNQAAKTHYMSGGKLSVPLVLRTNLGATRRSAAQHSQSLHALVAHIPGLKVAMPSSAYEAKGLMKTAIRDNNPVVIFEDKLMYQDKAPVPEEEYLIPFGVANVLREGSDITLVATSSMVQVALKAAEILAAEGMSAEVIDPRTIVPLDEDTIVKSVRKTSRAIVIDEGHQSYGITGEIASRISDKAFYHLDAPVQRMGAMDVPVPFSPALEDITVPTPETVAERARLTIRGDLFHAA; this is encoded by the coding sequence ATGCGCGAGATCACACTCTCAAAGGCCGTCAACGAGGCCATTGCCGAAGAAATGCGGCGTGATCCATCGATCTTCGTCATTGGCGAGGATGTCGCCGAAGCTGGCACGCCGTTCAAGGTTTTGTCCGGGCTTGTCGAGGAATTCGGTACCGAGCGGATCATTGATACGCCGATCGCCGAACCGGGCTTCATGGGGATCGCCGTGGGTGCTGCGATGACCGGCAGCCGCCCGATTGTCGATCTAATGTTCGGTGATTTCCTCTATCTGGTGATGGACCAACTCTGCAACCAGGCGGCCAAGACCCACTATATGTCCGGCGGCAAACTGAGTGTGCCGCTGGTGCTGCGCACCAATCTCGGCGCGACGCGCCGCTCCGCTGCCCAGCACTCGCAATCACTGCACGCGCTGGTGGCCCACATTCCCGGCCTCAAGGTGGCCATGCCCTCATCAGCCTATGAGGCAAAGGGCCTGATGAAGACGGCAATCCGGGACAACAATCCGGTGGTCATCTTCGAGGACAAGCTGATGTATCAGGACAAGGCGCCGGTGCCGGAAGAGGAATACCTTATCCCCTTCGGCGTCGCCAATGTGCTGCGCGAAGGCTCCGACATCACCTTGGTAGCGACGTCCTCGATGGTGCAGGTGGCGTTGAAGGCCGCCGAGATTCTCGCCGCCGAGGGAATGTCGGCCGAAGTGATCGATCCGCGCACCATCGTGCCGCTGGACGAAGACACGATCGTGAAATCCGTGCGCAAGACTTCGCGCGCCATCGTCATCGACGAGGGCCATCAGAGCTATGGCATCACCGGCGAGATCGCCAGCCGCATCTCCGACAAGGCCTTCTACCATCTCGATGCACCGGTTCAGCGCATGGGCGCAATGGACGTGCCGGTGCCATTCTCGCCAGCACTGGAAGACATCACCGTACCAACGCCCGAGACAGTCGCTGAACGGGCGCGGCTGACGATCCGCGGGGACTTGTTTCATGCCGCATGA
- a CDS encoding biotin/lipoyl-containing protein — MPHEIIMPALGMAQDTGKIVSWLKQSGDPVRIGDAIMEVETDKTTMEVEAQADGFLTDIMAGAGEDVPVGQAVARISDNATGSGAPPPVSNPRQDENTASGDNLPEGQSIIMPALGMTQDTGLIVAWHKSAGDPVSAGDILLEVETDKSVMEVEAGHDGYVAAILAETREVVPVGDIIAVISAQPPANPFSRSFASRQPKGVNANSEAPVTPSIKAAPKPATQAAPPAATKAAKVVPSARVLASPKARRLAREQGLDLSRLAEQGIAQPYHVADLETLRALPPAAQAGVSSASNATPLHVSARVPASGCDDFIRWLADDGNIKLEPAQLWLRFAAAALRHAKQHGSDRLVLGIDRPNADTTRYADPDTTRPTQPETIDAETVADLILRDLTGTLLISVRLTAGAAPVLTMGRDDASYVLGLDFLEAQLSETEAIQFLTDFAERLQEPLRHIL; from the coding sequence ATGCCGCATGAAATCATCATGCCTGCTCTGGGGATGGCGCAGGATACCGGCAAGATCGTTTCCTGGCTGAAACAATCCGGCGATCCGGTGAGGATTGGCGACGCCATCATGGAGGTCGAGACCGACAAGACGACCATGGAAGTGGAAGCCCAGGCCGACGGGTTCCTGACCGACATCATGGCTGGGGCGGGCGAAGACGTGCCGGTGGGACAAGCCGTCGCCAGGATTTCCGACAACGCCACAGGCAGCGGTGCGCCGCCTCCAGTTTCGAACCCTCGCCAGGACGAAAATACCGCCTCAGGCGACAATCTGCCCGAGGGTCAATCCATCATCATGCCCGCACTGGGCATGACACAGGACACCGGCTTGATCGTTGCCTGGCACAAGTCTGCCGGCGATCCGGTTTCAGCCGGTGATATCCTTCTGGAAGTGGAAACCGACAAGTCGGTGATGGAGGTCGAAGCCGGCCATGATGGTTATGTCGCAGCAATTCTGGCTGAGACCCGGGAAGTTGTGCCGGTTGGCGACATTATCGCCGTCATTTCCGCGCAACCACCAGCCAACCCGTTCTCCCGCAGTTTTGCATCCAGGCAACCTAAAGGGGTGAATGCAAACTCCGAAGCCCCTGTTACCCCCTCTATAAAAGCAGCCCCGAAACCCGCCACGCAAGCGGCTCCACCAGCAGCGACCAAAGCTGCAAAAGTTGTTCCGAGCGCACGCGTTCTGGCTTCACCCAAAGCACGGCGCCTCGCGCGTGAACAAGGTCTTGATCTCTCCCGCCTTGCCGAGCAGGGTATTGCGCAGCCCTATCATGTCGCCGATCTCGAGACCTTGCGTGCTCTTCCACCCGCCGCGCAGGCCGGTGTCAGCAGCGCCTCCAACGCCACTCCGTTGCATGTCTCGGCACGTGTGCCCGCCAGCGGCTGCGATGATTTCATCCGGTGGCTTGCCGATGACGGCAATATCAAGCTGGAACCGGCCCAGCTCTGGTTGCGCTTCGCTGCAGCCGCCTTGCGCCATGCCAAGCAGCATGGATCCGACCGGCTGGTACTCGGCATCGACAGGCCAAACGCGGACACAACGCGATATGCCGATCCCGACACAACGCGTCCGACGCAGCCAGAGACCATCGACGCCGAAACGGTGGCCGATCTGATCCTGCGCGACCTCACCGGCACGCTGCTGATCTCGGTCAGATTGACCGCCGGCGCAGCACCAGTTCTCACCATGGGTCGCGACGACGCTTCCTATGTACTCGGGCTGGACTTCCTGGAGGCTCAATTGTCCGAAACCGAAGCGATCCAGTTCCTCACCGACTTCGCAGAGCGTCTGCAAGAGCCGCTTCGCCACATACTCTGA
- a CDS encoding NAD-dependent succinate-semialdehyde dehydrogenase — protein MQHNQLYINGEWRDGASGECFDVINPATEQVLASVASAEIEDADRALDAAQAAYSDWAARKPRERSEVLRKAWELMTARLEDFARLITLENGKAHADALGEATYAAEFFRWFAEEAVRADGMITRAPSSGARIIVQHKPAGIAVLVTPWNYPAAMGTRKIAPALAAGCPIIIKPASETPLTMLALMPLLEEAGVPKGLVNVLPSRKSGKLVDHMLHDPRVRVISFTGSTEVGRKLLHSAADQVLKPAMELGGNAPLIVFEDADIDRAVEGAMLAKMRNLGEACTAANRFYIHEKVAAAFTTKFTQAMAALKLGNGLEKGVDVGPLVNAATRDKVVAFVDDAVAKGAKVELGGTRPNGIGFFYPPTVLSNVPETADCVDDEIFGPVAALQTFSDEEDVIRRANNTEYGLVAYVFSEDMKRAMRVCERLEYGMVGLNRGLVSDPAAPFGGVKQSGLGREGGHEGMMEFMETQYISAEW, from the coding sequence ATGCAACACAACCAGCTTTACATCAATGGCGAATGGCGCGATGGCGCGTCCGGAGAGTGCTTTGATGTCATCAATCCGGCTACGGAACAGGTGCTCGCATCCGTTGCATCCGCCGAGATCGAAGATGCCGACAGAGCGCTTGACGCAGCCCAGGCCGCTTATTCCGACTGGGCTGCGCGCAAGCCGCGCGAGCGCTCGGAAGTCCTGCGCAAGGCGTGGGAGCTGATGACGGCACGGCTTGAGGATTTCGCCCGGCTGATCACGCTCGAAAACGGCAAGGCCCACGCCGACGCGTTGGGCGAAGCCACCTATGCGGCTGAATTCTTCAGATGGTTTGCCGAAGAGGCGGTGCGCGCCGATGGTATGATTACCCGTGCTCCCTCTTCCGGTGCGCGGATCATTGTCCAGCACAAGCCGGCAGGTATCGCGGTTCTGGTAACGCCCTGGAACTACCCGGCTGCCATGGGCACGCGCAAGATTGCACCGGCTCTCGCCGCTGGTTGCCCGATCATCATCAAGCCCGCGTCCGAGACGCCGCTGACCATGCTTGCGCTGATGCCGCTGCTGGAAGAAGCGGGCGTTCCCAAGGGGCTCGTCAATGTTCTGCCGTCCAGGAAATCCGGCAAGCTGGTCGATCACATGCTGCACGATCCGCGCGTACGTGTGATCTCGTTTACCGGCTCGACGGAAGTCGGACGCAAGCTTCTGCACTCGGCGGCGGATCAGGTGCTCAAGCCGGCCATGGAACTTGGCGGAAATGCACCGCTGATCGTGTTTGAGGATGCGGACATCGACAGGGCGGTTGAGGGCGCGATGCTGGCAAAGATGCGCAACCTTGGTGAAGCCTGCACTGCGGCGAACCGTTTTTATATCCATGAGAAAGTGGCGGCCGCCTTCACCACCAAGTTCACACAGGCCATGGCTGCGCTCAAACTCGGCAACGGCCTCGAGAAGGGCGTTGATGTCGGACCTCTGGTCAATGCCGCCACCCGCGACAAGGTTGTTGCTTTTGTCGACGATGCGGTGGCCAAGGGAGCAAAGGTCGAGCTTGGCGGCACGCGCCCGAACGGCATCGGGTTTTTCTATCCGCCCACGGTTTTATCCAACGTTCCGGAAACTGCAGACTGTGTTGATGACGAGATATTCGGTCCGGTCGCAGCGCTTCAGACCTTTTCGGATGAGGAAGATGTCATCCGACGGGCCAACAACACCGAATACGGTCTGGTCGCCTATGTATTCTCCGAGGACATGAAGCGTGCCATGCGCGTCTGCGAACGGCTCGAATACGGCATGGTCGGTCTCAATCGCGGTCTCGTCTCCGATCCCGCCGCTCCCTTTGGTGGAGTCAAGCAATCCGGCCTCGGCCGCGAAGGCGGCCACGAGGGCATGATGGAATTCATGGAAACCCAGTACATCTCGGCTGAGTGGTAA
- a CDS encoding 2-oxo acid dehydrogenase subunit E2: MSTQSYIASPSVVAHAGRNGVDLSDVARKSGRLNLAREDVDSHLNGKTPTASAMPTLNTYWDVDHAAFGPVSHEPLSRMARVASANLAAANAMIPQVTHHDRADMRRLAAFRASQKTEAERRGLRLTALAFHVKALAICLQEFERFNASLSPDGETLVLKHYVHIGIAVDTPHGLMVPVIRYTDKKGLWQIAADITDLAARAQMRKIRPDEMGGASMSISNLGGIGGTAFTPIVNPPELAILGITQTETVPVWENECWTPVPMTPLDLSYDHRVINGADAARFMARYVRLLADPRRMVI; encoded by the coding sequence ATGAGCACACAAAGCTACATCGCAAGCCCGTCCGTGGTTGCCCATGCAGGACGCAACGGTGTTGACCTCTCCGATGTCGCGCGCAAATCCGGCCGTCTGAACTTGGCCAGGGAAGACGTCGACAGTCACCTGAATGGCAAGACGCCCACCGCATCAGCCATGCCGACGCTAAACACATACTGGGATGTTGATCACGCAGCATTCGGTCCGGTCAGCCATGAACCATTGTCGCGCATGGCCCGGGTGGCGAGTGCGAATCTCGCTGCCGCCAATGCCATGATCCCGCAGGTCACTCATCATGACCGGGCCGACATGCGCAGGCTGGCAGCCTTTCGCGCCTCACAGAAAACGGAAGCGGAGCGGCGTGGGCTGCGGCTTACCGCGCTTGCCTTCCACGTCAAGGCGCTGGCAATCTGCCTTCAGGAGTTTGAGCGCTTCAATGCCTCCCTTTCTCCCGACGGCGAGACCCTCGTTTTAAAGCACTATGTCCACATCGGCATTGCCGTCGACACGCCGCACGGCTTGATGGTTCCGGTCATCCGCTACACTGACAAAAAAGGCCTGTGGCAAATCGCGGCCGACATCACCGATCTGGCCGCGCGGGCCCAGATGCGCAAAATCCGGCCTGACGAGATGGGCGGCGCCTCGATGTCGATCTCGAACCTTGGTGGCATCGGTGGAACAGCCTTCACTCCGATCGTCAACCCGCCCGAACTTGCAATTCTGGGCATCACCCAAACAGAAACCGTTCCGGTCTGGGAAAATGAATGCTGGACGCCTGTACCGATGACACCGCTGGATCTGTCCTATGATCACCGCGTGATCAATGGCGCTGACGCTGCCCGCTTCATGGCGCGTTACGTGCGTCTTCTGGCCGATCCGCGGAGAATGGTGATTTGA
- a CDS encoding SDR family oxidoreductase: protein MSLTIDLSGQTALVTGCKRGIGLAICKTLAAAGADIIGVSASLESHGSEAEKAVRSAGRIFTARQCDFSDRDATLAFAGEMERRGDISILINNAGTIRRAPAAEHPLEDWDHVQAVNSDAPFILTQALGRSMLTRGAGKIVFVASVLSFQGGINVPGYAASKGAIVQLVRAFSNEWASRGINVNGIAPGYIATDNTAALQADADRTRSLMERIPVGRWGTPEEIAEPIAFLCSDLARFVHGAILPADGGWMSR, encoded by the coding sequence ATGAGCCTCACAATAGACCTTTCCGGCCAGACCGCTCTCGTGACCGGGTGCAAACGCGGCATCGGCCTGGCGATCTGCAAGACCTTGGCAGCTGCAGGTGCGGACATCATCGGTGTCAGCGCATCGCTTGAATCCCATGGCAGTGAGGCTGAGAAAGCCGTGCGGTCGGCTGGACGGATATTCACGGCCCGCCAGTGCGATTTCTCGGACCGTGACGCCACCCTCGCTTTTGCCGGCGAGATGGAAAGGCGAGGCGACATTTCCATTCTGATCAACAATGCAGGCACGATCCGCCGCGCCCCGGCGGCGGAACACCCGCTTGAGGATTGGGATCATGTTCAGGCCGTCAATTCCGATGCGCCCTTCATCCTGACCCAGGCGCTGGGGCGCTCCATGCTCACCCGGGGGGCGGGCAAGATTGTTTTTGTTGCTTCAGTATTGAGCTTTCAAGGCGGGATCAATGTGCCCGGCTATGCGGCCAGCAAGGGAGCAATTGTTCAACTGGTGCGCGCGTTTTCCAATGAATGGGCATCCAGGGGCATCAATGTAAACGGCATCGCACCTGGCTATATCGCCACCGACAACACCGCCGCTCTGCAGGCGGATGCTGACCGCACCCGCTCTCTCATGGAGCGCATTCCGGTCGGGCGCTGGGGAACCCCTGAGGAGATTGCCGAGCCGATCGCATTTCTGTGCAGCGACCTTGCCCGGTTTGTTCATGGCGCAATCCTGCCGGCAGACGGTGGCTGGATGTCGAGATAG
- a CDS encoding MarR family transcriptional regulator produces MHQTDLECLFIITLGENVTPGRLADVTGLTSGAITGVVDRIERAGYIKRTRDPNDRRRLFLEPVAERIEEIRAINRRAYRPWMDELARYLDSDLDLLLDFADRNYQAAVNATIALRRDADVAKTEKRQASVLVQDDETGK; encoded by the coding sequence ATGCATCAAACCGATCTCGAATGTCTCTTCATCATCACGCTTGGCGAGAACGTCACCCCCGGGCGACTGGCAGACGTGACAGGCCTGACCAGTGGCGCGATCACTGGCGTCGTCGACCGCATCGAGCGTGCCGGATACATCAAGCGGACACGCGACCCCAATGACCGCCGTCGTCTGTTTCTCGAGCCGGTCGCTGAGCGTATCGAAGAGATCAGAGCCATCAATCGCCGGGCGTATCGACCCTGGATGGACGAACTTGCTAGATACCTGGATTCGGATCTCGATCTGCTACTCGATTTCGCCGACCGCAACTATCAGGCCGCCGTGAACGCCACGATTGCCCTGCGCCGCGATGCTGATGTGGCGAAAACAGAAAAACGCCAGGCTTCAGTTCTTGTGCAAGACGATGAAACTGGGAAATGA
- a CDS encoding nucleoside hydrolase: protein MTTRVIIDTDPGQDDALAILLALSAEADLDVAGITTVAGNVGVAQTCINALRICQLANRQDIPVVAGCAQPILRPLHTAEFICGADGLAGMELAAPRQAAHAGHAVTYLIDQIRGSDINTTICALGPLTNIALALLQAPDIKDKIDRLVIMGGARDLGNITAAAEFNFFVDPHAAAVVFNAGLPITLFPLSATYQAVATPARLAGFDADGTVGAPILSMLRRERPGGASLGGDGGHPMHDACVIAWLLWPDLFEGRDCHVAIETTEGPTVGRSTIDWWGRSGLTANAHVIGILDADAMFARIATSVRTLDAVPSPHAKAAS, encoded by the coding sequence ATGACGACACGCGTGATCATCGATACCGATCCGGGGCAGGACGATGCGCTGGCGATTCTGCTGGCGCTGAGCGCCGAGGCCGATCTGGACGTGGCCGGAATCACCACCGTGGCCGGCAATGTTGGTGTTGCCCAAACCTGTATTAACGCGCTGCGCATTTGTCAGCTCGCCAACCGCCAGGACATCCCCGTCGTTGCCGGCTGCGCACAACCAATTCTGCGCCCATTGCATACGGCAGAATTCATTTGCGGTGCTGACGGACTTGCCGGGATGGAGCTTGCTGCACCACGCCAAGCCGCACATGCCGGGCATGCCGTGACATATCTGATCGATCAGATCCGTGGCAGCGACATCAACACGACGATCTGTGCCCTCGGGCCGCTGACCAATATCGCGCTGGCGCTTTTGCAGGCACCCGACATCAAGGACAAGATCGACCGGCTCGTCATAATGGGCGGTGCGCGGGATCTCGGGAACATCACGGCGGCAGCGGAATTCAATTTTTTTGTCGATCCACATGCGGCAGCGGTGGTTTTCAATGCCGGTCTTCCGATCACCCTGTTCCCGCTCAGCGCAACCTATCAGGCCGTTGCAACGCCGGCGCGGCTGGCAGGCTTTGATGCCGATGGCACCGTTGGTGCGCCGATCCTGTCTATGCTCCGGCGGGAACGGCCTGGCGGCGCTTCGCTCGGCGGTGATGGCGGTCACCCTATGCACGACGCTTGCGTGATCGCCTGGCTGTTGTGGCCGGACCTGTTTGAAGGACGCGATTGCCATGTGGCGATCGAAACAACCGAAGGGCCCACCGTGGGCAGATCAACCATCGACTGGTGGGGGCGCAGTGGCCTGACCGCCAACGCCCATGTCATCGGTATACTCGATGCCGACGCTATGTTCGCCCGCATCGCAACAAGCGTCCGGACGCTGGATGCCGTCCCCTCCCCTCATGCGAAAGCTGCTTCATGA
- a CDS encoding ABC transporter permease, with amino-acid sequence MSLKTLIEVYGTFFAGIVLFVFLLIFADNFASAANLLNVLKQVSFLAILATGFTFALITSELDLSFANVCSFCAVVIGSLISADVAWPLAVIAGILMGIAAGFLNGFLVTVLKVPSLISTLGTASIANGLAFMITGGVAFVGRWDPGFLYLGRGKIGPVPVIILFTLIIFAAAFILSTQTRTGVHMQATGENEEAARRAGISTRNCKILGLVLSGLAAGVTAVFLVANLSSAAPQMAGDFLLNGIAATLLGMTMFTPAKPNILGTFVGALIIVILSNGLVLLGAQYYIQDIMLGIIIIVSVAVSASVLKRAAFAL; translated from the coding sequence ATGAGCCTCAAGACCCTCATCGAAGTCTACGGGACTTTTTTTGCCGGGATCGTGCTGTTTGTTTTTCTGCTCATTTTTGCTGACAATTTCGCCTCAGCCGCCAATCTGCTCAATGTGCTCAAACAGGTCAGTTTCCTTGCGATCCTTGCCACGGGCTTCACCTTTGCGTTGATCACATCGGAACTTGACCTGTCTTTCGCCAATGTCTGCAGTTTTTGCGCAGTGGTGATCGGAAGCCTGATTTCAGCCGATGTTGCCTGGCCGCTGGCCGTGATCGCAGGCATATTGATGGGCATTGCTGCGGGGTTTTTGAACGGGTTTCTGGTAACGGTGCTGAAGGTGCCTTCGCTGATCTCGACGCTGGGCACGGCTTCAATCGCCAACGGCCTCGCCTTCATGATCACCGGCGGTGTCGCCTTTGTCGGCCGTTGGGACCCGGGTTTTTTATATCTCGGCCGCGGCAAAATCGGGCCTGTGCCGGTGATCATCCTGTTTACCCTGATCATTTTTGCGGCAGCCTTCATCCTGTCGACGCAAACCCGGACAGGCGTGCACATGCAAGCCACCGGCGAAAACGAGGAAGCCGCGCGCCGGGCCGGGATCAGCACCCGCAATTGCAAGATTTTGGGTCTTGTCTTGTCGGGCCTTGCGGCAGGTGTGACTGCGGTGTTTCTGGTCGCCAACCTGTCTTCGGCAGCGCCCCAGATGGCTGGTGACTTCCTGCTCAACGGCATCGCAGCCACATTGCTGGGCATGACCATGTTCACCCCGGCCAAGCCCAACATCCTTGGCACCTTCGTCGGGGCATTGATCATCGTGATCCTGTCCAACGGACTGGTTCTACTGGGTGCGCAATATTACATCCAGGACATCATGCTCGGGATCATCATCATCGTATCGGTCGCCGTTTCGGCGTCCGTCTTGAAGAGAGCGGCTTTCGCTTTGTAA